A single region of the Agromyces sp. Leaf222 genome encodes:
- a CDS encoding carbohydrate ABC transporter permease, producing MRPASAPRRSILLTVLMAVLAIYALLPLVWLFINSTKTQDALLSSFGLWFSGDFALWDNIVDTLTYDDGAFIRWFGNTVLYVVLGAGGATLLATLAGYGLAKFAFPGRRAVFAVVLGAVAVPGTALAVPTFLMFSQLGLTNTPWAIIIPSLISPFGLYLVWVYAIDAVPTELLESARIDGAGEIRTFFTISARLLAPGFVTVLLFTIVATWNNYFLPLIMLSDSTWYPLTVGLNAWNAQASTAGGEAIFNLVITGSLLTIVPIIVAFLFLQRYWQSGLAAGSVKQ from the coding sequence ATGCGTCCGGCATCGGCGCCACGCCGATCGATCCTCCTCACTGTGCTCATGGCCGTGCTCGCCATCTACGCCCTGCTCCCGCTGGTGTGGCTCTTCATCAACTCGACGAAGACCCAAGACGCGCTTCTGTCGAGCTTCGGGTTGTGGTTCTCAGGCGACTTCGCGCTGTGGGACAACATCGTCGACACCCTCACCTACGACGACGGCGCCTTCATCCGATGGTTCGGCAACACCGTGCTCTACGTCGTGCTCGGAGCCGGCGGGGCAACGCTGCTCGCGACCCTGGCCGGATACGGGCTCGCGAAGTTCGCGTTCCCGGGCCGTCGTGCCGTGTTCGCCGTCGTCCTCGGCGCCGTAGCCGTGCCGGGCACGGCGCTCGCCGTGCCCACCTTCCTGATGTTCAGCCAGCTCGGCCTGACCAACACCCCGTGGGCGATCATCATCCCGTCACTGATCAGCCCGTTCGGCCTCTACCTCGTCTGGGTCTACGCGATCGACGCCGTCCCGACCGAACTGCTCGAATCCGCGCGTATCGACGGGGCGGGCGAGATCCGCACCTTCTTCACGATCTCGGCGCGGCTCCTCGCCCCGGGCTTCGTGACGGTCCTGCTCTTCACGATCGTGGCCACCTGGAACAACTACTTCCTGCCGCTGATCATGCTGAGCGACTCCACGTGGTACCCGCTGACCGTTGGCCTGAACGCCTGGAACGCCCAGGCATCGACCGCTGGCGGCGAGGCCATCTTCAACCTGGTGATCACGGGCTCCCTGCTGACCATCGTCCCCATCATCGTCGCGTTCCTCTTCCTGCAGCGGTACTGGCAGTCGGGACTCGCGGCCGGAAGCGTCAAGCAGTGA
- a CDS encoding carbohydrate ABC transporter permease: MTVLSSPPVRADRPMLRTRRDRPNWTGWIFVGPFMAVFLLVLVAPVVYSIYLSLFREQLIGGNSFVGLANYAQALGDPKFWESFSRVLVFLLVQVPIMLVIALVSALAIDSGRLRFSAFFRISIFLPYAVPAVVATLMWGFIFGTRFGLIGNINDAFGLDIPAPLSGSWILAAIGNIVTWEFIGYNMLIFYAALRVIPTDLYEAASLDGAGQYRIVWNIKIPAIRGAIVIAAIFSVIGSFQLFNEPNILKSLAPNAISTYFTPNMYAYNLSFAGQQFNYSAAIAIIMGLITMLIAYVVQLSGSQKDQLR; the protein is encoded by the coding sequence ATGACAGTGCTGTCTTCTCCGCCCGTGCGCGCGGACCGCCCGATGCTCAGAACGCGTCGCGACCGACCGAACTGGACCGGGTGGATCTTCGTCGGACCCTTCATGGCGGTGTTCCTGCTGGTCCTCGTGGCACCGGTGGTCTACTCGATCTACCTCAGCCTCTTCCGCGAGCAGCTCATCGGCGGCAACAGCTTCGTCGGGCTCGCCAACTATGCGCAGGCGCTCGGCGATCCGAAGTTCTGGGAGTCCTTCTCCCGGGTCCTGGTGTTCCTGCTCGTCCAAGTGCCGATCATGCTGGTGATCGCGCTCGTGTCCGCTCTCGCGATCGACAGCGGCCGCCTGCGCTTCTCGGCGTTCTTCCGCATCTCGATCTTCCTGCCCTACGCCGTTCCCGCCGTCGTGGCGACCCTGATGTGGGGCTTCATCTTCGGCACCCGGTTCGGGCTCATCGGCAACATCAACGATGCCTTCGGCCTGGACATCCCCGCCCCGTTGTCCGGAAGCTGGATCCTCGCCGCGATCGGCAACATCGTGACGTGGGAGTTCATCGGCTACAACATGCTCATCTTCTACGCCGCGCTTCGGGTCATTCCGACCGATCTGTACGAGGCCGCATCCCTCGACGGGGCGGGCCAGTACCGGATCGTGTGGAACATCAAGATCCCGGCCATCCGCGGCGCGATTGTGATCGCCGCGATCTTCTCCGTCATCGGAAGCTTCCAGCTCTTCAACGAACCGAACATCCTGAAATCGCTCGCACCCAACGCGATCAGCACCTACTTCACGCCGAACATGTACGCCTACAACCTCTCCTTCGCCGGCCAGCAGTTCAACTACTCGGCCGCGATCGCCATCATCATGGGGCTCATCACCATGCTCATCGCCTATGTCGTCCAGCTCTCCGGCTCGCAGAAGGACCAACTCCGATGA
- a CDS encoding alcohol dehydrogenase catalytic domain-containing protein, with protein sequence MRALTWQGTGKVSVETVPDPDIEDPTDAIIRVTSTAICGSDLHLYNVLGPFLSKGDVLGHEPMGVVEEVGSGVANLAVGDRVVIPFVIACGECHMCRRGLTTQCETTQNRRTGTGADLYGYTELYGSVPGGQAEYLRVRRADANAYLVGQELPDERYLFLSDILPTAWQGVQYANVPDGGTLAVLGLGPVGQFAARIGRHLGHRVIAVDPVPERRAMAERHGIEAFDLGDDLLDRLRDETEGRGPASVVDAVGMEAHGNPGVEFVQKAVGILPDAAAKPLMQKAGVDRLAALHLALDLVQRGGTVSLSGVYAGAADPMPLISMFDKQIALRMGQCNVHHWRDELLPLVEDPADPLGVEDLVTHRVPLDRAPEMYETFMKKEDGCIKVVLEP encoded by the coding sequence ATGAGAGCACTCACGTGGCAGGGGACGGGCAAGGTCAGCGTCGAGACAGTACCGGATCCGGACATCGAGGATCCGACGGACGCGATCATCCGGGTGACCTCGACGGCGATCTGCGGGTCGGACCTGCACTTGTACAACGTGCTCGGGCCGTTCCTGTCGAAGGGGGACGTCCTCGGGCACGAACCGATGGGCGTCGTCGAGGAGGTGGGCTCCGGTGTCGCGAACCTCGCGGTCGGCGATCGCGTCGTCATCCCGTTCGTCATCGCCTGCGGCGAGTGCCACATGTGCCGGCGCGGCCTGACGACGCAGTGCGAGACGACGCAGAATCGGCGGACCGGAACAGGCGCCGACCTCTACGGGTACACCGAGCTGTACGGGTCCGTCCCGGGCGGGCAGGCCGAGTACCTCAGGGTGCGGCGGGCCGATGCGAACGCATACCTGGTCGGGCAGGAGCTTCCCGACGAGCGGTACCTGTTCCTCAGCGACATCCTGCCGACGGCATGGCAGGGGGTCCAGTACGCGAACGTGCCCGACGGAGGCACGCTCGCGGTGCTCGGGCTCGGGCCGGTCGGGCAGTTCGCCGCGCGCATCGGCCGTCACCTCGGCCACCGGGTGATCGCCGTCGACCCGGTGCCCGAACGGCGGGCGATGGCCGAACGGCACGGCATCGAGGCCTTCGATCTCGGCGACGACCTGCTCGACCGGCTCCGCGACGAGACCGAGGGGCGGGGACCCGCCAGCGTGGTCGATGCGGTCGGCATGGAGGCGCACGGCAACCCCGGCGTCGAGTTCGTGCAGAAGGCGGTCGGCATCCTTCCGGATGCCGCGGCGAAGCCGCTGATGCAGAAGGCCGGCGTCGATCGGCTCGCTGCGCTTCATCTCGCCCTCGATCTCGTGCAGCGTGGCGGGACCGTGTCGCTCAGCGGGGTCTACGCCGGCGCCGCGGACCCGATGCCACTCATCTCGATGTTCGACAAGCAGATCGCCCTGCGCATGGGGCAGTGCAACGTGCACCACTGGCGGGACGAGCTGCTACCGCTCGTCGAGGACCCCGCGGATCCGCTCGGCGTCGAGGACCTGGTGACGCATCGCGTTCCGCTCGATCGGGCGCCGGAGATGTACGAGACGTTCATGAAGAAGGAGGACGGATGCATCAAGGTCGTCCTCGAACCGTGA
- a CDS encoding FadR/GntR family transcriptional regulator, whose product MNWRSSGSPDGRLVLELDQVRVIIEPAAAALAATMRNDEQLEEISKALAQLVTSHRADSRIDHVDADVAFHLAVLAASGNELLTHFEVVLEPAIRARHELALEHLTGHEYLDAHRGVYEAIAEGSAESARAQMTELMTRSAQDIEEILQTGSHATT is encoded by the coding sequence ATGAACTGGCGTTCCTCCGGCTCACCCGACGGCAGGCTCGTTCTGGAACTCGATCAGGTCCGCGTGATCATCGAACCCGCTGCCGCGGCCCTCGCCGCAACGATGCGAAACGACGAGCAGCTGGAAGAGATCTCGAAGGCGCTCGCGCAACTGGTGACGAGCCATCGTGCCGACAGCCGCATCGACCATGTCGATGCGGACGTGGCCTTCCATCTCGCCGTGCTCGCCGCGAGCGGGAACGAACTCCTCACGCATTTCGAGGTCGTGCTCGAGCCCGCCATCCGCGCTCGCCATGAACTCGCCCTCGAGCATCTCACCGGTCATGAATACCTCGATGCCCACCGTGGTGTCTACGAGGCGATCGCCGAGGGTTCAGCAGAATCCGCGAGAGCACAGATGACGGAACTCATGACGCGTTCCGCCCAGGACATCGAAGAGATTCTTCAAACCGGCTCCCACGCGACGACCTAG
- a CDS encoding sugar ABC transporter substrate-binding protein → MHRFRSTSRWAAAAVAVALAGTLAACSSGSTDAADATGATQAEIDAALQKESSITFWTWAPQAEDIVDAFEKKYPKIDVKLENVGTGNDHYTKLQNAIKAGSGAPDVAQIEYYAFPQFALSGSLADLTDFGAADLADQYTPGTWGSVAINGGIYGLPQDSGPMAMFYRQDVFDDLGIDVPTTWDEYLDAARKIHAANPDHYIVNDIGDPGFAQSMIWQAGGQPYTVDGENVGIDFAGDEGTQKWTSVWNQMIAEDLVAPVASWSDEWFKGLGDGSIASLVTGAWMPGNLENGAPAGAGQWRVAPVPTYDGTVANSENGGGGDAVIEQSKNKLVAYGFLQFLNGPEGAAIHAAGGGFPSTVADLESDEFLNYESDYFGGQKINEVLSQASKDVLPGWTYLPFQAYSNSIFGDTVGQVYEDKGDLNDGLAAWQDAGLQYGEEQGFTITGK, encoded by the coding sequence ATGCACCGATTCCGCAGCACCAGTCGCTGGGCCGCCGCCGCCGTCGCGGTCGCCCTTGCAGGCACGCTCGCCGCCTGTTCCTCAGGCTCCACCGACGCAGCAGACGCCACCGGCGCCACGCAGGCCGAGATCGACGCCGCCCTCCAGAAGGAGTCGTCGATCACCTTCTGGACGTGGGCGCCCCAGGCCGAAGACATCGTCGACGCATTCGAGAAGAAGTACCCCAAGATCGACGTCAAGCTCGAGAACGTCGGCACCGGCAACGACCACTACACGAAGCTCCAGAACGCGATCAAGGCCGGCAGTGGCGCCCCCGATGTCGCGCAGATCGAGTACTACGCGTTCCCGCAGTTCGCGCTCTCCGGGTCGCTCGCGGACCTCACCGATTTCGGTGCCGCCGACCTGGCTGACCAGTACACGCCAGGCACTTGGGGGTCTGTGGCGATCAATGGAGGCATCTACGGCCTCCCTCAGGATTCCGGGCCCATGGCCATGTTCTATCGGCAAGACGTGTTCGACGATCTCGGCATCGATGTACCGACCACCTGGGATGAGTACCTCGACGCTGCCCGGAAGATCCACGCCGCCAACCCGGACCACTACATCGTCAACGACATCGGCGACCCCGGGTTCGCGCAAAGCATGATCTGGCAAGCCGGTGGGCAGCCCTATACGGTCGACGGCGAGAATGTCGGAATCGACTTCGCCGGCGACGAAGGCACCCAGAAGTGGACCTCGGTCTGGAACCAGATGATCGCCGAAGACCTCGTCGCGCCGGTCGCATCGTGGAGCGACGAATGGTTCAAGGGGCTCGGCGATGGCAGCATCGCAAGCCTCGTCACCGGTGCCTGGATGCCTGGAAACCTTGAGAATGGCGCGCCTGCCGGTGCTGGACAGTGGCGGGTCGCACCGGTACCCACGTACGACGGAACCGTTGCGAACTCGGAGAACGGTGGTGGCGGCGATGCCGTCATCGAGCAGAGCAAGAACAAGCTCGTCGCGTACGGGTTCCTCCAGTTCCTCAACGGACCCGAAGGCGCGGCGATCCACGCAGCCGGCGGCGGATTCCCCTCCACGGTCGCCGACCTGGAGTCGGATGAATTCCTCAACTACGAGAGCGACTACTTCGGCGGTCAGAAGATCAACGAAGTCCTCTCGCAGGCCTCCAAGGACGTGCTCCCGGGGTGGACCTACCTCCCGTTCCAGGCGTACTCGAACAGCATCTTCGGCGACACCGTCGGGCAGGTCTACGAGGACAAGGGCGACCTGAACGACGGCCTCGCCGCATGGCAGGACGCCGGACTTCAGTACGGTGAAGAGCAAGGCTTCACCATCACCGGGAAGTAG